The Bdellovibrionota bacterium genome has a window encoding:
- the rplK gene encoding 50S ribosomal protein L11, translating to MAVGKKIQTSVKLQIPAGKANPAPPIGPALGQHGVNIMEFCKQFNAKTQAQEGTIIPVVITIYVDRSFTFITKTPPASDLLKKAAGIEKGSGVPNKEKVGKVRRKQIEEIAKLKMQDMTAATLETAMRSIEGSARSMGLEVVD from the coding sequence ATGGCGGTAGGAAAAAAGATTCAAACTTCGGTGAAACTGCAGATTCCCGCGGGGAAGGCCAATCCGGCGCCCCCGATCGGTCCGGCGCTGGGACAACACGGGGTCAATATTATGGAATTCTGCAAACAGTTTAACGCCAAGACCCAGGCGCAAGAGGGGACGATCATTCCGGTGGTCATCACGATTTACGTCGACCGATCGTTTACGTTCATCACGAAGACTCCGCCCGCTTCCGATCTGTTGAAAAAGGCCGCGGGAATCGAAAAGGGATCGGGTGTGCCGAACAAAGAAAAGGTCGGAAAGGTCCGGCGGAAGCAGATCGAAGAGATCGCCAAGCTCAAGATGCAGGATATGACGGCGGCGACCTTGGAAACGGCCATGCGGTCGATCGAGGGGAGCGCCCGGAGCATGGGTCTAGAGGTCGTGGACTAA
- a CDS encoding HEAT repeat domain-containing protein gives MERRGEDPREESLGLAQLKQVIASLERMIRSQRLYASNNPILVKHQQDLFQRMSKYLSNYGETAFVIEPFQMRVGDEIVYTNDSREESFAFRLFNDGVRTLKFLPGLTLEELNEFVAALNAPQGEEASELDAVTIFWETEFEHIEYTVADAFTDEPTSDDKSAQEKAEEIVDPNMTMYRGAGGEADEDIYHDLKVTLNMTSVGQLFQERCVLTPDELEKVREEIIQCDRPERLVLDFVDMVLAVLQEERDVDEFEKTLAALGSILDNNLMHGRLHIARMAMEQVHQFPRRPIEMAKADPNILPRTLKLLWTTERTDLFFQALNQEPTGSAEDIEMLVAMMDPMALPYLLKAVVRVVDPNRRRIVCHGIARLHRGDLGIYLPMLSSKDPDIIRSAIYILSAIRHEKVTDLLGSLIQHPDLSIRKEAIAVLRNFQTPKAFRMLGNLLNDSNLEIRLLALRILAASKDRDVAMQLTSTINREDFREKSLQERKTYYYAAGKILGDEFVGFLEGILETKSWFRRPELEELYQCATFALSVIASPKAKAVLERFARSKNKSVRRFSEAALRALAGGAAAAAS, from the coding sequence ATGGAACGACGAGGGGAAGATCCCCGGGAAGAATCCCTGGGGCTGGCTCAATTAAAGCAGGTTATCGCATCACTCGAACGAATGATTCGTTCCCAGCGGCTCTACGCCTCCAACAATCCCATTCTCGTCAAACACCAGCAGGATCTGTTCCAGCGGATGTCGAAATACCTTTCCAATTATGGAGAGACGGCGTTCGTGATCGAGCCGTTTCAAATGAGGGTGGGTGACGAGATCGTCTACACAAATGACAGCCGAGAAGAGAGTTTTGCTTTTCGCCTTTTCAATGACGGGGTTCGTACTCTCAAATTTCTGCCCGGTCTGACGCTCGAGGAACTAAATGAATTTGTAGCCGCGCTCAACGCCCCGCAAGGTGAAGAAGCGTCCGAACTCGATGCGGTCACGATTTTCTGGGAAACCGAATTTGAACACATTGAGTACACCGTCGCAGACGCCTTCACGGATGAACCGACATCGGACGACAAATCGGCGCAGGAGAAAGCGGAAGAGATCGTCGACCCCAACATGACCATGTACCGCGGGGCCGGCGGTGAGGCCGATGAAGACATCTATCACGATCTTAAAGTCACGCTGAACATGACCAGCGTCGGACAACTCTTCCAGGAACGATGCGTCCTCACGCCGGATGAACTGGAAAAAGTTCGTGAAGAAATCATTCAATGCGACCGGCCCGAGCGGCTCGTTCTCGATTTCGTCGACATGGTGCTGGCCGTCCTTCAGGAAGAACGCGACGTCGACGAGTTCGAAAAGACACTGGCCGCGCTCGGCAGCATTTTGGACAACAATTTGATGCATGGAAGGCTTCATATCGCCCGAATGGCGATGGAGCAGGTTCATCAGTTCCCCCGCCGACCCATTGAAATGGCCAAGGCGGATCCGAACATTCTTCCGCGGACGCTGAAGCTTTTGTGGACTACGGAACGGACCGACCTTTTCTTCCAGGCGCTCAATCAAGAACCGACCGGCAGCGCCGAGGATATTGAAATGCTGGTAGCCATGATGGATCCGATGGCCCTTCCTTATCTTTTGAAAGCGGTCGTCCGAGTGGTCGATCCCAATCGTCGCCGGATCGTCTGTCACGGAATCGCCCGGCTTCACCGCGGCGATCTCGGGATCTACTTGCCGATGCTCTCTTCCAAGGATCCCGACATCATCCGTTCGGCGATTTACATACTTTCCGCAATCCGCCACGAGAAAGTAACGGACCTTCTGGGGTCCCTGATTCAACATCCGGACCTCTCGATTCGTAAGGAAGCCATCGCCGTTCTTCGGAATTTTCAAACCCCGAAGGCGTTTCGAATGCTCGGCAATCTTCTCAACGATTCGAATCTCGAAATCCGCCTTCTGGCCCTGCGGATTTTAGCCGCGTCGAAAGACCGGGACGTCGCGATGCAACTGACCTCGACGATCAACCGGGAAGATTTCCGTGAAAAGAGTCTTCAGGAGCGAAAAACTTACTACTACGCGGCCGGCAAGATTCTGGGCGACGAATTCGTAGGGTTTCTGGAAGGAATTCTTGAAACCAAGAGCTGGTTTCGCCGGCCGGAGCTGGAGGAATTATACCAGTGCGCGACATTCGCGTTGAGCGTGATCGCCTCGCCGAAAGCCAAGGCTGTGCTCGAACGATTCGCCCGGTCGAAAAACAAAAGTGTCCGACGCTTCAGCGAAGCGGCGCTGCGGGCATTGGCGGGAGGAGCGGCGGCTGCGGCTTCGTAG
- the secE gene encoding preprotein translocase subunit SecE, giving the protein MESDRKWIYLSYIIATLLLSWVLNNVLVILVGYLRLPNPPVMGIAQLPVTAVISVVAVSLFAYVYVRQPKVDTFTIEVMQELHKVSWPPRKDATLSTVVVVICVMLMAVILGVFDWMCNRLIGFLLRI; this is encoded by the coding sequence ATGGAAAGCGACCGGAAGTGGATTTATCTAAGTTACATCATTGCCACGTTGCTTTTGTCGTGGGTGCTGAACAACGTTCTCGTGATCCTGGTGGGGTACCTGCGTTTGCCCAATCCGCCCGTGATGGGAATCGCGCAGCTGCCGGTGACGGCGGTGATTTCGGTCGTGGCGGTGTCACTCTTCGCTTACGTCTACGTTCGGCAACCCAAGGTGGACACGTTCACGATCGAAGTGATGCAGGAGCTTCACAAGGTGTCGTGGCCTCCCCGAAAAGACGCGACATTGTCGACGGTGGTCGTCGTGATTTGCGTGATGCTGATGGCGGTCATCTTGGGAGTCTTCGACTGGATGTGCAATCGGTTGATCGGCTTTCTCCTTCGTATTTAG
- a CDS encoding HD-GYP domain-containing protein, with protein MTPDRSKKLVNQLFMLFKTAQIHDPANRAFQQPLEQFRQTLNETISAEGSLTLESVEMSLYLNEAKIRTDISTFGTFQYLQDEFFQKNVGGIRFVSCPSLQELTQFVRLIVRGNDPTRIGAEALNSALTDQQIGNIEFLERAEKATTSSDQATQKTEHKRRALKNYVKAIDLVRDSSFRIAKAKAVDTRKAKRIVYDLVDICISEGFSFLGLSSIKNYDEYTYNHSVNVCIVSIGFGKNLGLSKKQIGELGIAGLYHDYGKLSIPREILNKPGRFDPHEWEIMKTHPLKSIKTLLSQKEIQETDIKKMIAAFEHHRNYDCTGYPQTGVKKEMNFYSKVVAIADAYDAMTTNRVYQRAMLPTYALKILVDNGGTKFDPILVKAFINTVGMYPVGSLLRMTNGSLAVVTAENKDPSKLDRPFVRIAVDSQGNRLEQGPEIDLADPAMGAGWDISTILRPEEYRINVAHYLFGDIAESMKPATSN; from the coding sequence ATGACACCCGACCGTTCCAAAAAATTGGTCAATCAGCTCTTCATGCTGTTCAAGACGGCGCAGATTCACGACCCCGCGAATCGAGCGTTCCAGCAGCCACTCGAGCAGTTTCGTCAGACGCTGAACGAAACGATCTCGGCCGAAGGATCGCTTACACTCGAATCGGTGGAGATGAGCCTCTATTTGAACGAGGCCAAGATCCGCACCGACATTTCCACGTTCGGCACGTTTCAATACCTGCAGGACGAGTTTTTTCAGAAAAACGTGGGAGGCATTCGTTTCGTCAGCTGTCCTTCCCTCCAGGAGCTGACCCAGTTTGTCCGACTTATTGTCCGGGGCAACGATCCCACGCGGATCGGCGCCGAGGCGCTCAACTCAGCCCTCACGGACCAGCAAATCGGAAATATCGAATTTCTCGAGCGGGCGGAGAAGGCGACGACATCCTCGGACCAGGCCACCCAAAAAACGGAGCACAAGCGTCGAGCGCTGAAGAACTACGTGAAAGCCATCGACCTCGTTCGGGATTCCTCCTTCCGGATCGCCAAAGCCAAAGCGGTGGATACACGTAAAGCAAAACGCATCGTCTACGACCTGGTCGACATCTGCATCTCCGAGGGGTTTTCCTTCCTCGGGCTTTCCAGCATCAAGAACTACGATGAGTACACGTACAATCACTCGGTCAATGTCTGCATCGTCTCCATCGGGTTTGGAAAGAACCTGGGACTCTCGAAAAAGCAGATCGGCGAGCTCGGGATCGCCGGCCTCTACCACGATTACGGAAAGCTCTCGATCCCGCGCGAGATTCTGAACAAACCGGGCCGTTTCGATCCGCACGAGTGGGAGATTATGAAAACCCACCCCCTGAAATCGATCAAAACACTTCTGTCCCAAAAGGAAATCCAGGAGACCGATATTAAGAAGATGATCGCCGCGTTCGAGCACCATCGGAACTATGATTGCACCGGCTATCCGCAGACCGGCGTGAAGAAGGAAATGAATTTTTACTCCAAAGTCGTGGCGATTGCGGATGCGTACGACGCCATGACCACCAATCGCGTCTATCAGCGGGCCATGCTTCCGACGTACGCCCTGAAAATATTGGTCGACAACGGCGGAACGAAGTTCGACCCGATTCTGGTGAAGGCCTTCATCAACACGGTCGGCATGTATCCGGTCGGATCCCTATTGCGGATGACGAACGGCTCGTTGGCCGTCGTCACCGCCGAGAACAAGGATCCCTCCAAGCTGGACCGGCCCTTTGTGCGAATCGCGGTGGATTCCCAAGGCAACCGACTGGAACAGGGTCCTGAAATCGACCTGGCCGATCCCGCCATGGGCGCCGGCTGGGACATCTCCACCATCTTGCGGCCCGAGGAATACCGGATCAACGTCGCTCATTATCTGTTCGGCGACATCGCCGAATCCATGAAGCCGGCAACATCTAACTAA
- the rpmG gene encoding 50S ribosomal protein L33 yields MYSIIQLECTQCKRRNYSTTKNKKTNTEKLQRKKYCRFCRKHIVHKETK; encoded by the coding sequence ATGTACAGCATCATTCAGCTTGAGTGCACGCAATGTAAGCGTCGCAACTACTCCACGACGAAGAACAAGAAAACGAACACGGAGAAGTTGCAGCGGAAGAAATACTGCCGCTTCTGCCGAAAGCACATCGTTCACAAAGAAACGAAGTAG
- a CDS encoding RNA methyltransferase has protein sequence MASLEIFAWGTHVVKSALASSTARVHEIFVSDPVPASAADILKRVESERIPVRRMNRNALADKLGSDKSQNLGIRASLDTWDSVSDWLESSGFSTDAFLGIAMDEIQDPQNVGSLIRSTHFFGGSLVLMARDRAAPLTGSVAKASAGTLFSLPIVRAANLARELDACREGGIWCVGLAADAEKPLESLDFAKSPVMLVVGSEGSGLRNLTAKKCDEMASLPGKGEALNAAVAGAVAVYEISKQRARKKAKS, from the coding sequence ATGGCTTCGCTTGAAATTTTTGCGTGGGGCACGCACGTCGTGAAGTCGGCGCTGGCGTCGTCCACTGCGCGAGTTCACGAGATTTTCGTGTCGGATCCGGTTCCAGCCTCGGCCGCCGATATCCTAAAAAGAGTCGAGTCAGAGAGGATCCCGGTCCGGCGGATGAATCGCAACGCCTTGGCCGATAAACTGGGGAGTGATAAATCCCAAAATCTTGGAATTCGAGCCAGCCTCGACACCTGGGACAGCGTGTCCGATTGGCTCGAGTCCTCCGGCTTTTCGACCGACGCATTTCTCGGAATCGCGATGGACGAGATTCAGGATCCCCAGAATGTCGGATCCCTGATTCGGTCCACCCATTTTTTCGGGGGAAGCCTCGTTCTAATGGCCCGCGATCGGGCGGCGCCTTTGACGGGAAGCGTTGCCAAGGCCTCGGCGGGAACCCTCTTTTCCTTGCCGATTGTCCGGGCGGCGAATCTCGCACGCGAGCTCGACGCGTGCCGCGAAGGGGGAATCTGGTGTGTGGGGTTGGCCGCGGACGCAGAAAAGCCTCTGGAATCATTAGATTTTGCGAAATCTCCGGTGATGTTAGTGGTCGGAAGCGAAGGCTCGGGGCTCCGGAACCTAACCGCGAAGAAATGCGATGAAATGGCATCTTTACCCGGGAAAGGAGAGGCTTTGAACGCGGCGGTTGCCGGAGCTGTTGCGGTCTATGAAATTTCAAAACAACGAGCTCGCAAAAAGGCAAAAAGCTGA
- a CDS encoding SPOR domain-containing protein, with translation MTRSRLVYLVVFPFVSLGLCAFSYYLGWSRAKQAISGNPAETGLSVTPPHPAQEELTFFKTLKEEQPTAGRALEAQEPTPKVAKVEPKMESKAARAIAISDEESKIPGGKGTMVVQVSAFRDIGKAHELIDSLKNQGFPAFARSGTKGKQEWHRVFVGPYADRTKADGAAKDLAAKGFGEGFVTQFSAQ, from the coding sequence ATGACCCGCTCTCGTTTGGTCTATCTGGTTGTATTTCCGTTCGTCTCGCTCGGCCTTTGCGCTTTTTCGTATTACCTCGGCTGGAGTCGGGCGAAACAGGCGATTTCCGGCAACCCAGCGGAAACGGGACTGTCGGTTACCCCTCCACATCCGGCGCAGGAGGAGCTGACCTTCTTCAAAACGTTGAAAGAAGAACAACCCACGGCCGGCCGTGCACTGGAAGCGCAAGAGCCGACGCCGAAAGTAGCGAAGGTCGAACCGAAAATGGAATCCAAGGCGGCGCGGGCCATCGCGATATCGGACGAGGAGTCGAAGATACCCGGCGGAAAAGGAACGATGGTCGTTCAAGTCAGCGCTTTTCGCGATATCGGCAAGGCGCATGAGTTGATCGATTCCCTCAAGAACCAGGGATTCCCGGCGTTCGCGAGGAGCGGAACGAAGGGGAAACAGGAATGGCACCGGGTGTTTGTCGGTCCTTATGCGGATCGGACCAAGGCGGATGGGGCTGCGAAGGATCTTGCAGCCAAGGGGTTCGGAGAGGGATTCGTCACGCAATTTTCGGCTCAGTGA
- the nusG gene encoding transcription termination/antitermination protein NusG: MQKWYVVHTYSGFENKAKQALEERVAAMGKKDFFGEVLIPQEDVVEMVKGEKKTTRRKFFPGYILVKMILNDETWHIVKNTPKVTGFVGGGSKPPAVPEKEVSRLTAQITEGTLRPKLKTTFEKGESVRVIEGPFQNFNGMVDEVKPEKGKLRVLVSIFGRSTPVELDYAQVEKN; the protein is encoded by the coding sequence GTGCAGAAATGGTACGTCGTTCACACGTATTCGGGTTTCGAAAACAAGGCCAAACAGGCTCTCGAAGAGCGGGTCGCCGCCATGGGGAAGAAGGATTTCTTCGGTGAGGTTCTCATTCCGCAGGAAGACGTCGTGGAGATGGTCAAAGGGGAAAAGAAGACCACTCGAAGGAAGTTCTTCCCGGGCTACATCCTGGTGAAAATGATTTTGAACGACGAAACCTGGCACATCGTGAAAAACACGCCGAAGGTCACCGGTTTCGTGGGAGGCGGATCCAAACCGCCGGCGGTTCCGGAAAAAGAAGTGTCGAGACTTACGGCGCAAATCACGGAGGGGACTCTCCGGCCGAAGCTTAAGACCACCTTTGAAAAAGGCGAAAGCGTTCGGGTCATCGAAGGGCCGTTCCAGAATTTCAACGGCATGGTCGACGAGGTGAAGCCCGAAAAAGGAAAACTGCGCGTGTTGGTGAGCATCTTCGGACGGTCCACGCCTGTGGAGCTCGACTACGCCCAGGTGGAAAAGAACTGA
- the tuf gene encoding elongation factor Tu, which produces MSKQKFERTKPHVNVGTIGHVDHGKTTLTAAITKVLSTKKLATSKSYDEIAKADAKSFRRDPTKILTVALAHVEYETEKRHYAHIDCPGHADYVKNMISGAAQMDGAILVVSAADGPMPQTREHILLARQVNVPAIVVFMNKCDLVEDEELLSLVELEVRELLTKYNFPGDKIPVIRGSATKAISDSTGKGAEPIWELMKALDAHIPQPVRDIDKPFLLPVEDVFSIEGRGTVVTGRVERGQVKVGDEVEIVGLRPTTKTVVTGVEMFKKLLDSGQAGDNIGALLRGIKREDVERGQVLGKPGSITPHKKFKATTYILTKEEGGRHTPFFKGYRPQFYFRTTDVTGVCTLPANVEMVMPGDNIAVEVELITPIAMEKESRFAIREGGRTVGAGVVSEVVE; this is translated from the coding sequence ATGTCGAAACAAAAATTTGAACGGACGAAACCACACGTTAACGTGGGCACAATCGGGCACGTCGACCACGGAAAGACGACGCTAACGGCGGCCATCACCAAGGTGCTCTCTACAAAGAAGTTGGCGACTTCCAAGTCGTACGATGAAATCGCCAAAGCCGATGCGAAAAGCTTCCGCCGGGATCCCACGAAGATTCTGACCGTCGCTTTGGCGCATGTGGAATACGAGACCGAAAAGCGCCACTACGCGCACATCGACTGCCCGGGACACGCGGATTACGTCAAGAACATGATTTCCGGAGCGGCGCAGATGGACGGCGCCATCCTGGTGGTCAGCGCGGCCGATGGTCCGATGCCCCAGACCCGCGAGCACATTCTTCTCGCGCGTCAGGTCAACGTTCCGGCGATCGTGGTGTTCATGAACAAATGCGACCTCGTGGAAGACGAGGAGCTGCTTTCTCTCGTCGAGTTGGAGGTTCGCGAGCTTCTTACGAAGTACAACTTCCCGGGCGACAAGATCCCGGTCATTCGCGGCAGCGCGACCAAAGCGATCAGCGATTCGACCGGAAAGGGCGCCGAGCCCATTTGGGAACTGATGAAAGCGTTGGACGCCCACATTCCGCAGCCGGTTCGAGACATCGACAAGCCGTTCCTTCTCCCCGTGGAAGACGTGTTCTCGATCGAAGGTCGTGGAACCGTCGTCACGGGCCGTGTGGAGCGCGGGCAGGTGAAGGTGGGCGATGAAGTGGAAATCGTCGGATTGCGACCGACCACGAAGACCGTCGTGACCGGCGTGGAGATGTTCAAGAAACTCCTCGACTCGGGTCAGGCGGGCGACAACATCGGAGCTCTGCTCCGTGGTATTAAGCGCGAAGACGTCGAGCGCGGCCAGGTGTTGGGTAAGCCGGGTTCCATCACGCCGCACAAGAAATTCAAGGCGACGACCTATATTTTGACGAAGGAAGAGGGAGGGCGGCATACGCCGTTCTTCAAAGGATACCGGCCGCAGTTTTACTTCCGAACCACGGACGTGACCGGAGTGTGCACTCTTCCCGCCAACGTGGAAATGGTCATGCCCGGAGACAACATCGCCGTGGAAGTGGAACTGATCACACCGATCGCCATGGAAAAGGAGAGCCGATTCGCCATCCGTGAAGGCGGACGAACGGTCGGCGCCGGAGTGGTGTCGGAGGTGGTCGAGTAG
- a CDS encoding type II toxin-antitoxin system PemK/MazF family toxin, translating to MSDVLPARGEVWVVDLNPIRGHEQAGLRPALILSDDTFNHGPADLVVVVPMTRTDRRIPLHVEVSPPEGGLKTRSFVMCEMLRSITKSRLRKRWGRLSEPKLAAVEERVRILLGL from the coding sequence ATGTCCGACGTTTTGCCGGCGCGTGGCGAAGTTTGGGTCGTGGACTTGAATCCCATTCGAGGTCACGAACAAGCCGGACTGCGACCGGCCTTGATACTCTCCGACGATACTTTTAATCATGGGCCTGCCGACCTGGTGGTGGTTGTGCCGATGACTCGAACGGATCGCCGGATCCCTCTGCACGTGGAAGTTTCACCGCCGGAAGGCGGGCTGAAAACAAGGAGCTTTGTCATGTGCGAAATGCTTCGCTCCATCACGAAAAGCCGGCTTCGCAAGAGATGGGGGCGACTGTCAGAGCCTAAACTCGCCGCAGTTGAGGAACGCGTCCGGATCTTGCTTGGTTTGTAA
- a CDS encoding toxin-antitoxin system protein, translating into MPKSHATTVRISPSARKTLEEISHHSGEDFVTVLDQALEDLKRKQFLERVNAAYGTAKKARKQQRNDAEVWDSTAADGLDPW; encoded by the coding sequence ATGCCGAAAAGCCACGCCACAACCGTTCGGATCAGTCCATCGGCTCGAAAGACCTTAGAGGAAATCTCGCATCACTCGGGCGAAGACTTTGTTACGGTGCTCGATCAAGCGTTGGAGGATCTCAAACGCAAACAGTTTCTCGAACGTGTCAACGCCGCTTATGGAACGGCCAAGAAAGCCCGAAAGCAGCAACGGAACGACGCCGAGGTTTGGGATTCGACCGCGGCCGATGGCCTGGATCCCTGGTAA
- the infA gene encoding translation initiation factor IF-1, with translation MARDDLVLIEGTVVEVLAGGNFAIEGAKGIRINAKLAGKLRRRHIRVILGDRVTVGVSPYDPTHGLITYRGRDPALGPE, from the coding sequence ATGGCTCGGGATGACCTAGTCTTGATTGAAGGAACCGTCGTGGAAGTGCTGGCGGGCGGCAATTTTGCCATTGAAGGAGCCAAGGGAATCCGCATCAACGCGAAGTTGGCCGGCAAACTCCGCCGCAGACATATCCGCGTCATCCTGGGCGACCGCGTGACCGTCGGCGTTTCGCCGTACGACCCCACGCACGGCCTCATCACTTATCGGGGCCGCGATCCAGCGCTCGGCCCGGAATAA
- the rplA gene encoding 50S ribosomal protein L1, giving the protein MPKLGKRYSNNAQKVNRAKKYRLEDAVTVLKGMTVPKFDETIDLSLHLGVDPKHADQMVRGSVLLPHGTGRTVRVLVIAKGEKEKEAKDAGADFVGAEDMIEKIKGGWLDFDKLIATPDMMGAVGKLGSILGPKGLMPNPKVGTVTFEVGKAVKDVRKGKVDFKVDKAGNVHTLVGKMSFAAEQIRENVTALMESIVKAKPATSKGLYLRSITISPTMGPGIRLDAAAFMTGEGGSHA; this is encoded by the coding sequence ATGCCGAAACTCGGAAAACGATATTCGAACAACGCACAAAAGGTGAATCGTGCGAAGAAGTACCGCCTGGAGGACGCGGTCACCGTTTTGAAGGGAATGACCGTTCCGAAGTTCGATGAAACGATCGATTTAAGTCTTCACCTCGGCGTGGATCCCAAACATGCGGATCAAATGGTGCGGGGATCGGTATTGCTTCCCCACGGCACGGGAAGAACCGTGCGCGTCCTCGTGATCGCCAAAGGGGAGAAGGAGAAAGAGGCCAAAGATGCCGGGGCGGATTTTGTGGGAGCCGAGGATATGATCGAAAAGATCAAAGGGGGATGGCTCGATTTCGATAAGTTGATCGCCACGCCCGATATGATGGGCGCCGTCGGCAAACTCGGGAGCATCCTGGGTCCCAAAGGACTGATGCCGAACCCCAAGGTCGGAACCGTGACGTTTGAAGTGGGGAAGGCCGTGAAAGACGTCCGGAAAGGAAAGGTCGATTTCAAGGTCGACAAAGCGGGAAATGTGCACACGTTGGTCGGCAAGATGTCGTTTGCGGCGGAACAAATTCGCGAGAACGTGACTGCGTTGATGGAGTCGATCGTGAAAGCCAAACCGGCGACTTCCAAAGGCCTTTACCTTCGCAGCATTACGATTTCGCCCACCATGGGGCCGGGGATTCGATTGGATGCCGCTGCCTTCATGACCGGGGAAGGAGGTTCCCATGCCTAG